One Longimicrobiales bacterium DNA window includes the following coding sequences:
- the malQ gene encoding 4-alpha-glucanotransferase — protein sequence MKTRMSGLPELARLYGVETAYEDMAGARRRADAEALALTLRALGAPLGDAGDTLDALSARRTELDMMGIQPVQVAWDGALPQARVRLAHGESERAAIEIRLESGEVIAQACRAEPVNARARRGWSATHALHIGRRLPHGYHRLVVETSGATFQSLIISAPRRAHTPLHEREWGVFVPLYALCSTNSWGIGDYSDLARLAQWAGEQGAGFLSTLPLLATFLDAPFEPSPYSPASRLFWNELFIDVTAVPGWTRDPDTDAEIAACRSGGLVDYRRTAALKRRELERARVAASSDAAVRDGLDHFAAAHGHASDYARFRAVCDRRRDGWMTWPERMKNGDIRDGDFAPEDYEYHLFAQWQAEHQIAAVGAARHAGAASLYLDMPLGVNPAGYDAWRFRELFADGVSAGAPPDPLFTGGQNWGFRPLVPEALRASGYTYLIETLRHHFRHAPMLRLDHVMSLYRLYWVPDGVDARRGVYVRYPEDELFAILVLESARHQAVVIGEDLGTVPAAVRGAMDRHGVHRMHVVQFEAAPNGASAVNVPGESVVASLNTHDMPLFAGFWRGSEIDDQLDLGLIDQDEHDAAMHERARLRRSLSRSVGAGGEVEPGLVRQRLLERLAASPARYVLITLEDLWLEERPQNVPGTSSERPNWQRRAHRSLQEIIGDAAVRRMLNAIGERRRTPPVRTEAHG from the coding sequence GTGAAGACACGCATGAGCGGGCTTCCCGAGCTCGCCCGGCTGTACGGCGTCGAGACTGCATATGAGGACATGGCGGGCGCACGCAGACGCGCGGATGCCGAGGCACTCGCGCTCACGCTGCGGGCGCTCGGTGCTCCCCTCGGCGACGCCGGCGACACGCTGGACGCGCTTTCGGCCCGGCGTACCGAGCTGGACATGATGGGGATTCAGCCGGTGCAGGTGGCATGGGATGGCGCGTTGCCGCAGGCGCGCGTGCGCCTCGCGCACGGCGAGTCGGAGCGTGCCGCCATTGAGATACGTCTGGAGTCCGGCGAAGTCATCGCACAGGCCTGCAGGGCGGAGCCCGTGAACGCGCGTGCTCGTCGCGGCTGGAGCGCTACCCACGCGCTGCATATCGGCCGCCGCCTGCCGCACGGCTATCACCGTCTTGTGGTCGAGACGTCCGGCGCCACGTTCCAGTCACTCATCATCTCGGCGCCGCGCCGCGCGCACACACCGCTGCACGAGCGTGAATGGGGTGTGTTCGTACCGCTCTACGCACTCTGTTCGACGAACAGCTGGGGCATCGGCGATTACAGCGATCTTGCCCGGCTGGCGCAGTGGGCAGGTGAACAGGGTGCCGGCTTTCTGTCGACGCTCCCGCTGCTCGCCACGTTCCTCGATGCCCCGTTCGAGCCGAGTCCCTACTCGCCGGCCAGCCGCCTCTTCTGGAACGAGCTGTTCATCGATGTGACGGCCGTTCCGGGCTGGACCCGCGATCCCGATACGGACGCGGAGATCGCTGCCTGCCGGTCCGGCGGGCTCGTCGACTACCGTCGGACGGCGGCCCTCAAGCGGCGCGAGCTCGAGCGCGCACGCGTCGCCGCCTCGTCGGATGCGGCGGTTCGCGACGGGCTCGACCACTTCGCCGCCGCACACGGGCATGCGTCCGATTACGCTCGCTTCCGCGCCGTATGCGACCGCCGACGCGACGGCTGGATGACATGGCCGGAGCGCATGAAGAACGGCGACATCCGTGATGGCGACTTTGCGCCGGAGGACTACGAGTACCACCTGTTCGCGCAGTGGCAGGCCGAGCACCAGATCGCTGCCGTCGGCGCGGCCCGCCACGCGGGTGCTGCAAGTCTATACCTGGACATGCCGCTGGGCGTGAATCCCGCCGGGTATGATGCATGGCGTTTCCGCGAGCTGTTTGCCGACGGTGTCTCGGCCGGCGCCCCGCCGGATCCGCTCTTCACCGGGGGCCAGAACTGGGGCTTCCGTCCGCTCGTGCCTGAGGCGCTGCGCGCGAGCGGGTACACATACCTCATCGAGACGTTGCGCCACCATTTCCGCCATGCACCGATGCTCCGGCTCGACCACGTCATGTCTCTTTATCGCCTCTACTGGGTCCCGGACGGGGTGGACGCCCGGCGCGGCGTGTACGTGCGTTATCCGGAGGATGAGCTGTTTGCCATCCTCGTGCTCGAATCAGCGCGACACCAGGCCGTCGTGATCGGCGAGGATCTCGGCACAGTCCCCGCCGCCGTGCGCGGTGCCATGGACCGGCACGGTGTGCATCGCATGCACGTCGTCCAGTTCGAGGCGGCGCCCAATGGCGCTTCTGCCGTGAACGTGCCGGGTGAGAGCGTGGTCGCGAGCCTGAACACGCACGACATGCCGCTGTTTGCCGGGTTCTGGCGCGGGAGCGAGATCGACGATCAGCTCGATCTGGGGCTGATCGATCAGGATGAACACGACGCGGCCATGCATGAGCGCGCCCGCCTGCGTCGTTCGCTCTCGAGGAGTGTCGGCGCCGGCGGCGAGGTGGAGCCGGGCCTGGTACGACAGCGTCTGCTCGAGCGGCTGGCCGCGTCACCGGCGCGGTATGTGCTCATAACACTGGAAGACCTGTGGCTGGAGGAGCGCCCGCAGAACGTGCCGGGCACGTCGAGCGAAAGGCCCAACTGGCAGCGTCGCGCCCACAGGTCGCTCCAGGAGATCATTGGGGATGCGGCCGTTCGCCGCATGCTGAACGCAATTGGCGAGCGTCGCAGGACGCCGCCCGTCCGGACAGAGGCTCATGGCTGA
- the glgB gene encoding 1,4-alpha-glucan branching protein GlgB, with protein sequence MADTTRRRKTRTVLTKDDLHWFNEGTHNRLYDKLGAHRRTTSGVEGTNFAVWAPNAERISVIGDFNDWQPGVTPLAPRGNSGIWEEFVPGIGRGARYKYRIESRYNGFRVDKADPFGRMHEEPPATASIVWDTDYDWSDADWMAGRAAHNGIDRPLSIYEMHIGSWRRDDGAPLGYREMAEPLADYVATLGFTHVEFLPVMEHPFFGSWGYQTTGYFAPTSRFGTPQDFMYLIDVLHQRGIGVLLDWVPSHFPGDAHGLHYFDGTHLFEHSDPRQGFHPDWKSFIFNYGRNEVRSFLLSSAMFWMDVYHADGLRVDAVASMLYLDYSREAGEWIPNRFGGRENLEAIEFLRRLNSDIYQAFPDTQTIAEESTAWPMVSRPTYVGGLGFGMKWDMGWMHDSLDYMSRDPIHRSYHHGKLTFRGVYAFTENFVLPLSHDEVVHGKGSLVNKMPGDHWQKLANLRLLYGYMFTQPGKKLLFMGGELAQWQEWNHDAQLDWPLLGHESHAGIQRWVRDLNHFYRHEPAAHELDFDTAGFQWLDADDAWNSVLSYVRRSRVDQNTGQCEELLIICNFTPLVRENYRVGVPHTGFWREVLNSDSELYGGSSVGNLGGTNSVPVPFHGRPHSLNLTLPPLGMLVLKHEPEVA encoded by the coding sequence ATGGCTGACACGACACGAAGGAGAAAGACACGGACCGTCCTGACGAAGGACGACCTCCACTGGTTCAACGAGGGCACGCACAACCGCCTCTACGACAAACTGGGGGCCCATCGACGCACTACGTCCGGTGTGGAGGGGACGAACTTCGCCGTATGGGCCCCGAACGCCGAGCGCATCAGCGTCATCGGCGACTTCAATGACTGGCAGCCGGGCGTCACTCCGCTCGCGCCGCGCGGCAACTCGGGCATCTGGGAGGAGTTCGTGCCCGGCATCGGCCGCGGCGCGCGCTACAAGTACCGCATCGAGTCGCGTTACAACGGCTTCCGCGTCGACAAGGCCGACCCGTTTGGCCGGATGCACGAGGAGCCGCCCGCGACTGCATCGATTGTCTGGGATACGGACTACGACTGGAGCGATGCCGATTGGATGGCGGGACGTGCCGCGCACAACGGCATCGACCGCCCACTCTCCATCTACGAAATGCACATCGGTTCCTGGCGGCGCGACGATGGCGCACCGCTCGGTTACCGCGAGATGGCCGAGCCCCTCGCCGATTACGTCGCCACGCTGGGCTTCACACACGTCGAGTTCCTGCCCGTCATGGAGCACCCTTTCTTCGGGTCGTGGGGCTACCAGACTACCGGCTACTTCGCGCCGACCAGCCGCTTCGGCACACCGCAGGACTTCATGTACCTGATCGATGTTCTGCACCAGCGCGGCATCGGCGTGCTGCTCGACTGGGTACCATCGCATTTCCCCGGTGATGCGCACGGTCTGCACTACTTCGATGGCACACATCTCTTCGAGCACTCCGACCCGCGGCAGGGTTTTCATCCGGACTGGAAGAGCTTCATCTTCAATTACGGTCGCAACGAGGTACGCTCCTTCCTGCTGAGCAGCGCGATGTTCTGGATGGACGTGTACCATGCCGACGGCCTGCGCGTCGATGCTGTCGCCTCCATGCTCTACCTCGATTACTCCCGCGAGGCGGGCGAGTGGATCCCGAACCGGTTCGGCGGGCGCGAGAACCTGGAGGCGATCGAATTCCTGCGGCGACTCAACAGCGATATCTATCAGGCGTTCCCGGATACACAGACGATCGCAGAGGAATCCACGGCGTGGCCGATGGTGTCACGGCCGACGTACGTCGGCGGCCTCGGCTTCGGCATGAAGTGGGACATGGGATGGATGCACGACTCGCTCGATTACATGTCGCGCGACCCGATCCATCGCAGCTATCACCACGGCAAACTCACGTTCCGGGGCGTGTATGCGTTCACGGAGAACTTCGTGCTGCCGCTCTCGCACGACGAGGTCGTGCACGGCAAGGGCTCACTCGTGAACAAGATGCCGGGCGATCACTGGCAGAAGCTGGCCAATCTCCGGCTGCTGTACGGCTACATGTTTACACAGCCCGGCAAGAAGCTGCTGTTCATGGGAGGAGAGCTGGCGCAGTGGCAGGAGTGGAATCACGACGCGCAGCTCGACTGGCCGCTGCTCGGTCACGAATCCCACGCGGGCATCCAGCGCTGGGTGCGCGACCTCAATCATTTCTATCGCCATGAACCCGCCGCACATGAGCTTGATTTCGATACCGCCGGGTTCCAGTGGCTCGATGCCGATGATGCGTGGAACAGCGTGCTCTCGTACGTCCGTCGCTCACGAGTCGATCAGAACACGGGTCAGTGTGAGGAGCTGCTCATCATCTGCAACTTCACCCCGCTGGTGCGGGAGAATTATCGTGTCGGCGTCCCGCACACCGGATTCTGGCGCGAGGTCCTGAACAGCGACAGCGAGCTGTACGGCGGCAGCAGCGTTGGCAACCTCGGCGGGACGAATTCCGTACCGGTGCCGTTCCACGGCCGCCCCCATTCGCTGAACCTGACGCTGCCGCCGCTCGGCATGCTCGTCCTGAAGCACGAACCGGAGGTTGCGTGA